In Sceloporus undulatus isolate JIND9_A2432 ecotype Alabama chromosome 7, SceUnd_v1.1, whole genome shotgun sequence, one DNA window encodes the following:
- the ABHD8 gene encoding protein ABHD8, which yields MLTTIADGLLCCLMGKTPNTVSPLESTESSDGFSFVEVKPGRVLRVKHVAPACPEGAAKAEGAPRKAGAVHCKRRITVYRNGQMVIENLGDAVRSDLLHGQDGAEPNSHVELEVSEGNATPAPSPNAPSAAPAKRRKRKPKKVVNIDCAKVITSCKGTHSDVVLFFIHGVGGSLDIWKEQLDFFAKLGYEVVAPDLAGHGASSAPQIAAAYTFYALAEDMRTVFKRYAKKRNILIGHSYGVSFCTFLAHEYPDLVHKVIMINGGGPTALEPSLCSIFNMPTCVLRCFSPCLAWSFLKAGFARQGAKEKQLLKEGNAFNVSSFVLRAMMGGQYWPEGDEVYHAELTVPVLLVHGMHDKFVPVEEDQRMAEILLIAFLKVIDEGSHMVMLECPETVNTLLHEFLLWEPEPISAPEPGPEAEKK from the exons ATGTTGACCACCATCGCCGACGGGCTGCTTTGCTGCCTGATGGGGAAGACCCCCAACACGGTGAGTCCTCTTGAGAGCACCGAATCCAGCGACGGCTTTAGCTTCGTGGAGGTGAAACCTGGACGGGTCCTGAGGGTGAAACACGTTGCCCCGGCCTGCCCGGAAGGGGCGGCCAAGGCGGAGGGAGCGCCCCGAAAAGCCGGAGCAGTCCACTGCAAGCGCCGGATCACCGTCTACCGCAATGGGCAGATGGTTATTGAGAACCTGGGCGATGCTGTGCGTTCGGACCTCCTCCACGGCCAAGACGGGGCTGAGCCCAACAGCCATGTGGAGCTGGAGGTCTCCGAGGGAAATGCCACGCCGGCCCCCTCGCCCAATGCGCCCTCCGCAGCGCCCGCCAAACGCCGCAAACGGAAGCCCAAGAAGGTGGTCAACATCGACTGCGCCAAAGTCATCACCAGCTGCAAGGGGACCCACAGCGACGTGGTCTTGTTCTTCATCCATGGCGTCGGAGGCTCCCTGGACATCTGGAAGGAGCAGCTGGACTTCTTCGCCAAGCTGGGCTACGAGGTGGTGGCCCCCGACCTCGCAGGCCACGGGGCCAGCTCTGCCCCGCAGATTGCTGCAGCCTACACCTTCTATGCCTTGGCAGAAGACATGCGGACTGTGTTCAAGCGCTATGCCAAGAAGAGGAACATCCTCATCGGACACTCATACGG GGTCTCCTTTTGCACTTTCCTGGCCCACGAATACCCGGACCTGGTCCACAAGGTCATCATGATCAACGGGGGCGGCCCCACGGCCCTCGAACCCAGCCtctgctccatcttcaacatgccCACCTGCGTCCTCCGCTGCTTCTCCCCGTGTTTGGCCTGGAGCTTCCTTAA GGCTGGTTTTGCTCGCCAAGGTGCCAAGGAAAAGCAGCTGCTGAAGGAAGGCAATGCGTTCAATGTCTCCTCCTTCGTCCTGAGGGCCATGATGGGTGGTCAGTACTGGCCAGAAGGGGACGAGGTCTACCATGCCGAGCTCACAGTCCCGGTGCTGCTGGTTCATGGGATGCATGACAAATTTGTCCCTGTGGAAGAGGACCAACGGATGGCCGAG ATCCTGCTGATCGCGTTCCTGAAGGTGATCGACGAGGGGAGCCACATGGTGATGCTGGAGTGTCCTGAGACGGTCAACACGCTCTTGCATGAATTTCTGCTGTGGGAACCAGAGCCGATTTCAGCCCCAGAGCCCGGTCCAGAAGCAGAGAAGAAATAA